The nucleotide sequence TTTTTATCACTTTTTTTCTTAGATAACTTAGTGAAATTTATAACACCATCTTTGTCTCTTACTACATTAACCGAGGCTGAGTCTACATTTAATTCATCTATTCTACCATCTAATAAATTTTTAAAACTTATTTTAGCTACGACTTTATCTGAATTAAACATCACATTATTTTCATTATCATAAAGTGTAATATTTTTTATAACAGGCTCTGACAATGATAAATCTATATCTTCAATATGTACTCTACCATTGATAAATCTACTACTTACTTTTTCTACTATTTTTTCTAAATTAGATAAAGCAACAGTAGTTATTAATCCTAATACTGTTGCTGCTATCAAAGGTATAGATACTTTTTTGGGAATTTTATTTAAACTAAAATTTTTAAACATTAAGCTTGCCTCTTTCTTAGACATCATTTTAATACAATTATATTTTCAAGTGTATTTTTTGTCAAGTTTCTATATTTTTTTTATTTTTATTTTAAAATCTTACTTTGATTTCTTTAAAAGAAAAAGCTTTAAAAACCCTTTATTTATTTACAAAAATTTAAAAAAATGCTATAATACAATGTAAATTAAATATAAAATTTCAGGGGGTTTGTTATGAAACAAAGAAGTGTATTTCTAGGTGTTATTCTGTCATTTTTAACTTGTGGTATTTATGCTACTGTTTGGATATGGATTCTAAACAATGAATTAAGAGTTGCCAATGGAAAAAATAAAAACTCTTTTTTAAATTTCATATTAAGTATTGTTACTTGTGGTATTTTTTACTTAGTTTGGAATTATAAGTTAGGTCAAGAAGTTGAAGATTTTGGTGGTAAAGATGAGGGTGTTCTATATCTTTTCTTAGCTTTCTTTAGTTTTGGAATTATTAGCATAGCCTTAGCTCAAAGTCAGGTAAATCAAATATGCGAAAGAAATGGAATCTCTTAATAATTTTTATAGTGATAGCTCTTGTTAGCATTTTTGTTGACAGGTTTTTTGATGGAAGAAGTATTTGCTTATTTTATAATATATATGGAGTAGCCTGTCCAAGTTGTGGTATGACAAGATCATATATGGCTTTATTACATGGAGATATCCATCAAGCTATATATTTTCATCCACTATTTTGGGTTGTTCCTCTCTTATTGATTTTTTATAAGAAGAANNNNNNNNNNNNNNNNNNNNNNNNNNNNNNNNNNNNNNNNNNNNNNNNNNNNNNNNNNNNNNNNNNNNNNNNNNNNNNNNNNNNNNNNNNNNNNNNNNNNNNNNNNNNNNNNNNNNNNNNNNNNNNNNNATAGCCTTAGCTCAAAGTCAGGTAAATCAAATATGCGAAAGAAATGGAATCTCTTAATAATTTTTATAGTGATAGCTCTTGTTAGCATTTTTGTTGACAGGTTTTTTGATGGAAGAAGTATTTGCTTATTTTATAATATATATGGAGTAGCCTGTCCAAGTTGTGGTATGACAAGATCATATATGGCTTTATTACATGGAGATATCCATCAAGCTATATATTTTCATCCACTATTTTGGGTTGTTCCTCTCTTATTGATTTTTTATAAGAAGAAAAAAATTTTTTATTCTATAGCTCTACTTTTCATAGTTGTTTGGATTATTAGATTATTTTTGTATTTTCCTACAAGAGAACCTTTTAACTTTAATGAAAATGCAATTTTTCCAAAACTTTATAGAACTATAAAAAATAAATTT is from Fusobacterium periodonticum 1_1_41FAA and encodes:
- a CDS encoding DUF4234 domain-containing protein; this translates as MKQRSVFLGVILSFLTCGIYATVWIWILNNELRVANGKNKNSFLNFILSIVTCGIFYLVWNYKLGQEVEDFGGKDEGVLYLFLAFFSFGIISIALAQSQVNQICERNGIS
- a CDS encoding DUF2752 domain-containing protein, whose product is MRKKWNLLIIFIVIALVSIFVDRFFDGRSICLFYNIYGVACPSCGMTRSYMALLHGDIHQAIYFHPLFWVVPLLLIFYKK
- a CDS encoding DUF2752 domain-containing protein; this translates as SLSSKSGKSNMRKKWNLLIIFIVIALVSIFVDRFFDGRSICLFYNIYGVACPSCGMTRSYMALLHGDIHQAIYFHPLFWVVPLLLIFYKKKKIFYSIALLFIVVWIIRLFLYFPTREPFNFNENAIFPKLYRTIKNKF